In a genomic window of Lepisosteus oculatus isolate fLepOcu1 chromosome 5, fLepOcu1.hap2, whole genome shotgun sequence:
- the pcf11 gene encoding pre-mRNA cleavage complex 2 protein Pcf11 isoform X1, translating to MMTDDAAREDACREYQSSLEDLTFNSKPHINMLTILAEENLHFAKDIVAIIEAQIAKAPPAEKLPVLYLVDSIVKNVGREYLATFTKNLVHTFICVFEKVDENTRKSLFKLRSTWEEIFPLKKLYALDVRVNSLDPAWPIRPLPPNVNSSSIHVNPRFLKPNEEITPRASTPQVAPHPVVNEKNVTQEQIIRQQLLAKQKQLIELQQKKLELELEQTKAQLAANQLGSIKSQVNAPSQPQPPAVSKGTPPVAAPSDKSWLPPQQDIRVSTRDPRLNRAGQQSTPVKEKVPNTKESYNLGTTSNAPDKKANPSADKQSKTEKSKSVKKETVVEDKPKSKSPSPLKAFQSKSKCSDLDSVKGPDLNKRDPRLRKHLHDKADVKEDEIKEKKKGVEKKEREDSSKASEHRSSSTKSKLANGAVNKHERNETSDKQDPKLSKSNARKRSRSRSRSPLLHSPKRKDRRSPKRRTRSISSSPPKSGKGRQSGGRHSHTDDFTNARDERSIPKKNTGDPRRLKRSLEDRSVESRDSPRLPLELKENPKRWRSGWEENKHMKQNEENLAHGKPGPQRHKTPWSGNQRIPRLSKQHRLSVDANLQIPEVLNSASKRDLLKKASKRHADGEITQEEFLCVAHQIKQLFQYQEEKQRSDSWEGNSEDGQYGSKKKPLLSTPPSQHANMSDAEISYYEHKAKLRRTQVQHQGNDVWDADESQEENYSNAETHVKECEASKGHPGPRIGDGQFIKRSPFTKGSRHPSSLTGSRFRGHNKQLSQNGKEKLEEHDTLVEITKELSSNKREVPRQRGRPGQDYIKTDDLREYSGTDERLKFKTEGGREHHSPYSDRQQPLRPSYDGNEKESLGAAQRRFGGTTEGPKFEESANHPCSRVDESSKNDRLSIKSGPSFNNSPGHPDQAISVDGPSGKSPVQVFDGPPSSELESQQLPRHEANPSQRFEATSTGDGLVTLPENDDHLSHDVTSRRDVHPGKERIGSKGQMLCESPGHTPPPVADGPLRFEGQLVPHRFDGPQGPQPLMMFDGPSGHLGQPRYDAPTRQHAQGRFDVNLGQQGPGRFDGPPGHLGSRFDGQHQQGPGRYDGPQGPGRFEGPPVQQAPVRFEGPGRFDGPSMQPGPVRFEEPQGQQGPGRFDGPHQQGVGRFDGPLGQQAPGRFDGQGPGRFDGPQMHHGPSRFDSPMRFEGPHMQQGPGRFEGPMRFGGPQQGPGRFDVPSGQPGPMRFESPVGQQGPIRFEGPQGQLGPGRFEGQSVQPGMTRFDCPPGQQGHPRFCGPQNQLRPQVPSMFDAPQGQGPLQFDGQGNPQPSNFNMPNLRFGEPVGMFGSTPQQFQGQQNMPQGSNFNGQPGAGPSGFANSYCQSAAPFYNAGATVGNMNTSVPAGTIIPPQPMNILPGLAKNQPPTPYTQGQPYIPPSQNPVPFNQPGSQFTPPESHFGQVDVNDLLSKLISTGIIKPTQTETPPSETAVPPQSQSAVEEEEEEEQDDDQNLPDLTGFMIEDMKQRYDSVINRLYTGIQCYSCGMRFTASQTDVYADHLDWHYRQNRSEKDISKKVTHRRWYYSLTDWIEFEEIADLEERAKSQFFEKVHEEVVQKTQEAAKEKEFQSVKAAPDVVHESCEICQEQFEMYWEEEEEEWHLKNAIRVEGKTYHPSCYEDYKNTSSFADCTPSPSNAPVENPLNKLIKQEIEDPSTCTSVKEEPDIQSSCTEENVKEEVNIKPEAETQDASAIIF from the exons GCACCACCTGCAGAGAAGCTTCCAGTTTTATACTTAGTGGATTCCATTGTGAAGAATGTTGGACGGGAGTATCTTGCAACGTTCACAAAAAACCTAGTCCatacatttatttgtgtttttgaaaaG gtgGATGAGAACACTAGAAAAAGTCTTTTCAAATTGCGTTCCACTTGGGAAGAAATTTTCCCACTGAAGAAACTGTATGCCTTAGATGTGCGGGTGAACTCCTTAGATCCTGCCTGGCCAATTAGACCTCTGCCCCCAAATGTGAATAGTTCAAGCATTCACGTGAATCCTAGATTTTTAAAGCCG AATGAGGAAATTACTCCCAGGGCAAGTACCCCACAGGTTGCACCCCACCCAGTTGTAAATGAGAAGAATGTGACACAGGAGCAAATAATAAGGCAACAGCTGCTtgcaaagcaaaaacaattgATTGAGCTTCAGCAGAAGAAGCTAGAGTTAGAGCTTGAACAAACTAAAGCCCAATTG gctGCTAATCAGCTGGGATCCATCAAGTCACAAGTTAATGCTCCAAGCCAACCCCAACCCCCCGCTGTCAGTAAAGGAACTCCTCCAGTTGCTGCACCCTCTGACAAATCTTGGCTTCCACCACAGCAGGATATCAGAGTGTCCACAAGAGATCCTCGTTTGAATCGGGCTGGTCAGCAGTCTACACCGGTAAAAGAGAAAGTGCCAAATACAAAGGAAAGTTACAACCTAGGGACTACTTCAAATGCTCCTGACAAAAAGGCAAATCCATCAGCTGACAAACAAAGCAAGACTGAAAAATCGAAGTCGGTGAAAAAAGAGACAGTAGTAGAAGATAAGCCAAAATCCAAGTCACCCTCTCCACTAAAGGCTTTTCAGAGCAAAAGTAAATGTTCTGATTTGGACAGCGTCAAGGGACCAGACTTAAACAAAAGAGATCCAAGGTTACGGAAGCATTTGCATGATAAGGCTGATGTCAAAGAAGatgaaattaaagaaaagaagaaaggtgTTGAGAAAAAGGAGAGGGAAGACTCGAGCAAAGCCTCTGAGCACAGATCTTCAAGTACTAAAAGTAAACTAGCTAATGGTGCTGTCAACAAACATGAGAGAAATGAAACTTCTGATAAACAGGACCCAAAACTGAGCAAATCAAACGCAAGGAAAAGGTCGCGGTCACGATCTCGGTCACCCTTATTGCATTCCCCGAAGAGAAAAGACAGGCGTTCACCGAAGAGAAGAACGCGAAGCATTTCATCTTCCCCCCCTAAATCTGGAAAGGGGAGACAATCTGGAGGCAGGCATTCACATACTGATGACTTTACTAATGCAAGAGATGAAAGAAGTATCCCGAAAAAGAACACCGGTGATCCTAGAAGACTCAAGAGATCCCTAGAGGACAGAAGTGTTGAATCCAGGGATTCTCCAAGATTACCTTTAGAACTGAAAGAGAATCCGAAAAGATGGAGGAGCGGATGGGAGGAAAATAAACA TATGAAACAGAATGAAGAGAATTTGGCACATGGAAAACCGGGCCCTCAAAGACACAAAACACCATGGTCTGGTAATCAAAGAATTCCTCGCTTGTCAAAGCAGCACCGATTAAGTGTGGATGCCAACCTACAAATACCCGAGGTGCTAAACTCTGCAAGTAAAAGAGATCTGCTTAAAAAG GCAAGCAAAAGGCATGCTGATGGAGAAATAACCCAGGAGGAGTTTCTTTGTGTGGCCCACCAAATTAAACAGCTGTTTCAATATCAAGAAGAAAAGCAAAGGTCTGATTCCTGGGAAGGAAACAGTGAAGATGGGCAATATGGATCAAAGAAGAAGCCGTTATTATCAACACCGCCTTCACAACATGCAAATATGTCAGATGCTGAAATATCTTACTATGAGCATAAAGCTAAGTTAAGAAGAACACAGGTCCAGCATCAAGGTAATGATGTTTGGGATGCAGATGAGAGTCAGGAAGAGAACTACTCAAATGCTGAAACACATGTAAAAGAATGCGAGGCATCCAAAGGACACCCTGGACCAAGGATTGGGGATGGCCAGTTTATAAAACGGTCTCCGTTTACAAAAGGGTCTAGGCATCCTTCTTCCTTAACTGGTAGCAGATTTCGTGGACATAATAAGCAGTTATCTCAAAACGGTAAAGAGAAGTTGGAAGAGCATGATACATTAGTAGAAATTACTAAAGAATTATCTAGTAATAAAAGAGAAGTTCCCAGGCAAAGGGGCCGGCCTGGACAGGATTACATCAAGACAGATGATCTTCGTGAATATAGTGGTACTGATGAAAGGCTAAAGTTTAAGACAGAAG GTGGCAGAGAGCATCATTCACCTTACAGTGATCGACAGCAGCCTTTGAGACCATCTTATGatggaaatgaaaaagaaagtttAGGTGCAGCTCAAAGGAGATTTGGTGGAACAACTGAAGGACCCAAATTTGAGGAGTCTGCAAATCATCCTTGTTCAAGAGTTGATGAATCCAGCAAAAATGACCGATTATCCATTAAATCAGGTCCTTCCTTTAATAATTCACCAGGTCACCCTGACCAGGCAATTAGTGTTGATGGACCTTCTGGAAAGTCCCCTGTTCAAGTGTTTGATGGACCACCTAGCTCAGAACTGGAAAGCCAGCAATTGCCAAGGCATGAAGCCAACCCCAGCCAAAGATTTGAAGCCACTTCGACGGGTGATGGTCTTGTCACGCTTCCAGAAAATGATGATCATTTAAGCCACGATGTCACTTCCAGGCGCGATGTACATCCAGGAAAAGAAAGGATTGGATCAAAAGGTCAAATGCTATGTGAATCTCCAGGACATACACCACCACCTGTTGCAGATGGTCCATTAAGATTTGAAGGACAGTTGGTTCCTCATAGGTTTGATGGACCACAAGGTCCGCAGCCTTTGATGATGTTTGATGGGCCCAGTGGTCACTTAGGTCAGCCTAGGTATGATGCGCCAACAAGACAGCATGCACAAGGGAGGTTTGATGTTAATCTAGGACAACAAGGCCCTGGGAGATTTGATGGCCCACCAGGACATTTAGGGTCAAGATTTGATGGACAACATCAACAGGGTCCAGGCCGATATGATGGCCCACAAGGACCAGGAAGATTCGAAGGACCACCAGTACAGCAAGCCCCAGTGAGGTTTGAAGGACCTGGTAGATTTGATGGTCCATCTATGCAACCTGGTCCAGTGAGGTTTGAAGAGCCTCAGGGTCAGCAGGGTCCAGGCAGATTTGATGGACCTCATCAGCAAGGTGTAGGTAGATTTGATGGGCCACTTGGACAACAGGCTCCAGGGAGATTTGATGGGCAAGGTCCAGGTAGATTTGATGGGCCACAGATGCATCATGGACCTAGTAGATTTGATAGCCCAATGAGATTTGAAGGCCCCCATATGCAGCAAGGTCCTGGTAGGTTTGAAGGCCCCATGAGATTTGGTGGTCCACAGCAAGGACCAGGAAGATTTGATGTGCCTTCAGGGCAGCCGGGTCCGATGAGGTTTGAGAGCCCAGTGGGTCAGCAAGGTCCAATTCGGTTTGAGGGCCCTCAAGGACAGTTAGGTCCTGGGAGATTTGAGGGGCAGTCAGTGCAACCGGGTATGACAAGATTTGATTGTCCACCAGGTCAGCAAGGTCATCCCAGGTTCTGTGGACCTCAAAACCAGTTGAGACCACAGGTTCCATCAATGTTTGATGCACCTCAGGGTCAGGGACCATTACAGTTTGATGGACAGGGCAATCCTCAACCATCAAATTTCAACATGCCAAATCTTAGATTTGGGGAACCTGTAGGCATGTTTGGTAGCACACCTCAACAGTTCCAAGGACAACAGAATATGCCTCAAGGATCAAATTTCAATGGGCAACCAGGTGCTGGCCCCTCTGGTTTTGCAAATTCATACTGCCAATCTGCTGCTCCTTTTTATAATGCTGGTGCCACAGTTGGAAACATGAACACCTCTGTACCAGCTGGAACCATCATCCCACCACAACCT ATGAACATTCTGCCTGGCCTTGCTAAAAACCAACCTCCGACTCCTTACACCCAAGGGCAGCCGTATATACCACCGTCTCAGAACCCTGTGCCTTTCAATCAACCAG gTTCTCAGTTCACACCTCCTGAAAGCCATTTTGGGCAAGTTGATGTCAATGATCTGTTATCAAAGCTTATTTCTACTGGAATCATCAAACCTACACAGACTGAAACACCTCCAAGTG aAACAGCTGTACCTCCCCAGTCTCAATCAGCGgttgaagaggaagaggaggaggagcaaGATGATGACCAGAATCTCCCTGATCTCACTGGTTTTATGATTGAGGATATGAAACA GCGATATGACAGTGTTATAAATAGACTTTACACTGGAATTCAGTGTTATTCCTGTGGGATGCGTTTTACGGCTTCACAAACCGATGTGTACGCGGACCATCTGGATTGGCATTACCGGCAAAACCGATCAGAGAAGGACATCAGCAAGAAAGTCACACATCGGAGGTGGTACTATAGTCTGACG gaCTGGATAGAATTTGAAGAAATAGCTGATCTTGAAGAGCGAGCAAAAAGCCAGTTTTTTGAGAAAGTTCATGAAGAAGTGGTGCAAAAGACTCAAGAAGCTGCTAAAGAAAAGGAATTCCAAAGTGTAAAGGCAGCTCCAGATGTAGTTCATGAG TCCTGTGAAATTTGCCAGGAGCAGTTTGAGATGTATtgggaagaagaggaagaggaatgGCACCTTAAAAATGCTATTCGTGTTGAAGGAAAG ACTTACCATCCTTCATGTTATGAAGATTACAAAAAT acatCTTCATTTGCGGACTGCACTCCATCACCAAGTAATGCCCCGGTGGAAAAtcctttaaataaattaatcaagcaaGAAATTGAAGACCCATCTACTTGCACCAGTGTTAAAGAAGAGCCAGATATACAGAGCAGCTGCacagaagaaaatgttaaagaagAAGTTAATATAAAACCGGAGGCTGAAACTCAAGATGCCagtgcaattattttttaa
- the pcf11 gene encoding pre-mRNA cleavage complex 2 protein Pcf11 isoform X2 — translation MMTDDAAREDACREYQSSLEDLTFNSKPHINMLTILAEENLHFAKDIVAIIEAQIAKAPPAEKLPVLYLVDSIVKNVGREYLATFTKNLVHTFICVFEKVDENTRKSLFKLRSTWEEIFPLKKLYALDVRVNSLDPAWPIRPLPPNVNSSSIHVNPRFLKPNEEITPRASTPQVAPHPVVNEKNVTQEQIIRQQLLAKQKQLIELQQKKLELELEQTKAQLAANQLGSIKSQVNAPSQPQPPAVSKGTPPVAAPSDKSWLPPQQDIRVSTRDPRLNRAGQQSTPVKEKVPNTKESYNLGTTSNAPDKKANPSADKQSKTEKSKSVKKETVVEDKPKSKSPSPLKAFQSKSKCSDLDSVKGPDLNKRDPRLRKHLHDKADVKEDEIKEKKKGVEKKEREDSSKASEHRSSSTKSKLANGAVNKHERNETSDKQDPKLSKSNARKRSRSRSRSPLLHSPKRKDRRSPKRRTRSISSSPPKSGKGRQSGGRHSHTDDFTNARDERSIPKKNTGDPRRLKRSLEDRSVESRDSPRLPLELKENPKRWRSGWEENKHMKQNEENLAHGKPGPQRHKTPWSGNQRIPRLSKQHRLSVDANLQIPEVLNSASKRDLLKKASKRHADGEITQEEFLCVAHQIKQLFQYQEEKQRSDSWEGNSEDGQYGSKKKPLLSTPPSQHANMSDAEISYYEHKAKLRRTQVQHQGGREHHSPYSDRQQPLRPSYDGNEKESLGAAQRRFGGTTEGPKFEESANHPCSRVDESSKNDRLSIKSGPSFNNSPGHPDQAISVDGPSGKSPVQVFDGPPSSELESQQLPRHEANPSQRFEATSTGDGLVTLPENDDHLSHDVTSRRDVHPGKERIGSKGQMLCESPGHTPPPVADGPLRFEGQLVPHRFDGPQGPQPLMMFDGPSGHLGQPRYDAPTRQHAQGRFDVNLGQQGPGRFDGPPGHLGSRFDGQHQQGPGRYDGPQGPGRFEGPPVQQAPVRFEGPGRFDGPSMQPGPVRFEEPQGQQGPGRFDGPHQQGVGRFDGPLGQQAPGRFDGQGPGRFDGPQMHHGPSRFDSPMRFEGPHMQQGPGRFEGPMRFGGPQQGPGRFDVPSGQPGPMRFESPVGQQGPIRFEGPQGQLGPGRFEGQSVQPGMTRFDCPPGQQGHPRFCGPQNQLRPQVPSMFDAPQGQGPLQFDGQGNPQPSNFNMPNLRFGEPVGMFGSTPQQFQGQQNMPQGSNFNGQPGAGPSGFANSYCQSAAPFYNAGATVGNMNTSVPAGTIIPPQPMNILPGLAKNQPPTPYTQGQPYIPPSQNPVPFNQPGSQFTPPESHFGQVDVNDLLSKLISTGIIKPTQTETPPSETAVPPQSQSAVEEEEEEEQDDDQNLPDLTGFMIEDMKQRYDSVINRLYTGIQCYSCGMRFTASQTDVYADHLDWHYRQNRSEKDISKKVTHRRWYYSLTDWIEFEEIADLEERAKSQFFEKVHEEVVQKTQEAAKEKEFQSVKAAPDVVHESCEICQEQFEMYWEEEEEEWHLKNAIRVEGKTYHPSCYEDYKNTSSFADCTPSPSNAPVENPLNKLIKQEIEDPSTCTSVKEEPDIQSSCTEENVKEEVNIKPEAETQDASAIIF, via the exons GCACCACCTGCAGAGAAGCTTCCAGTTTTATACTTAGTGGATTCCATTGTGAAGAATGTTGGACGGGAGTATCTTGCAACGTTCACAAAAAACCTAGTCCatacatttatttgtgtttttgaaaaG gtgGATGAGAACACTAGAAAAAGTCTTTTCAAATTGCGTTCCACTTGGGAAGAAATTTTCCCACTGAAGAAACTGTATGCCTTAGATGTGCGGGTGAACTCCTTAGATCCTGCCTGGCCAATTAGACCTCTGCCCCCAAATGTGAATAGTTCAAGCATTCACGTGAATCCTAGATTTTTAAAGCCG AATGAGGAAATTACTCCCAGGGCAAGTACCCCACAGGTTGCACCCCACCCAGTTGTAAATGAGAAGAATGTGACACAGGAGCAAATAATAAGGCAACAGCTGCTtgcaaagcaaaaacaattgATTGAGCTTCAGCAGAAGAAGCTAGAGTTAGAGCTTGAACAAACTAAAGCCCAATTG gctGCTAATCAGCTGGGATCCATCAAGTCACAAGTTAATGCTCCAAGCCAACCCCAACCCCCCGCTGTCAGTAAAGGAACTCCTCCAGTTGCTGCACCCTCTGACAAATCTTGGCTTCCACCACAGCAGGATATCAGAGTGTCCACAAGAGATCCTCGTTTGAATCGGGCTGGTCAGCAGTCTACACCGGTAAAAGAGAAAGTGCCAAATACAAAGGAAAGTTACAACCTAGGGACTACTTCAAATGCTCCTGACAAAAAGGCAAATCCATCAGCTGACAAACAAAGCAAGACTGAAAAATCGAAGTCGGTGAAAAAAGAGACAGTAGTAGAAGATAAGCCAAAATCCAAGTCACCCTCTCCACTAAAGGCTTTTCAGAGCAAAAGTAAATGTTCTGATTTGGACAGCGTCAAGGGACCAGACTTAAACAAAAGAGATCCAAGGTTACGGAAGCATTTGCATGATAAGGCTGATGTCAAAGAAGatgaaattaaagaaaagaagaaaggtgTTGAGAAAAAGGAGAGGGAAGACTCGAGCAAAGCCTCTGAGCACAGATCTTCAAGTACTAAAAGTAAACTAGCTAATGGTGCTGTCAACAAACATGAGAGAAATGAAACTTCTGATAAACAGGACCCAAAACTGAGCAAATCAAACGCAAGGAAAAGGTCGCGGTCACGATCTCGGTCACCCTTATTGCATTCCCCGAAGAGAAAAGACAGGCGTTCACCGAAGAGAAGAACGCGAAGCATTTCATCTTCCCCCCCTAAATCTGGAAAGGGGAGACAATCTGGAGGCAGGCATTCACATACTGATGACTTTACTAATGCAAGAGATGAAAGAAGTATCCCGAAAAAGAACACCGGTGATCCTAGAAGACTCAAGAGATCCCTAGAGGACAGAAGTGTTGAATCCAGGGATTCTCCAAGATTACCTTTAGAACTGAAAGAGAATCCGAAAAGATGGAGGAGCGGATGGGAGGAAAATAAACA TATGAAACAGAATGAAGAGAATTTGGCACATGGAAAACCGGGCCCTCAAAGACACAAAACACCATGGTCTGGTAATCAAAGAATTCCTCGCTTGTCAAAGCAGCACCGATTAAGTGTGGATGCCAACCTACAAATACCCGAGGTGCTAAACTCTGCAAGTAAAAGAGATCTGCTTAAAAAG GCAAGCAAAAGGCATGCTGATGGAGAAATAACCCAGGAGGAGTTTCTTTGTGTGGCCCACCAAATTAAACAGCTGTTTCAATATCAAGAAGAAAAGCAAAGGTCTGATTCCTGGGAAGGAAACAGTGAAGATGGGCAATATGGATCAAAGAAGAAGCCGTTATTATCAACACCGCCTTCACAACATGCAAATATGTCAGATGCTGAAATATCTTACTATGAGCATAAAGCTAAGTTAAGAAGAACACAGGTCCAGCATCAAG GTGGCAGAGAGCATCATTCACCTTACAGTGATCGACAGCAGCCTTTGAGACCATCTTATGatggaaatgaaaaagaaagtttAGGTGCAGCTCAAAGGAGATTTGGTGGAACAACTGAAGGACCCAAATTTGAGGAGTCTGCAAATCATCCTTGTTCAAGAGTTGATGAATCCAGCAAAAATGACCGATTATCCATTAAATCAGGTCCTTCCTTTAATAATTCACCAGGTCACCCTGACCAGGCAATTAGTGTTGATGGACCTTCTGGAAAGTCCCCTGTTCAAGTGTTTGATGGACCACCTAGCTCAGAACTGGAAAGCCAGCAATTGCCAAGGCATGAAGCCAACCCCAGCCAAAGATTTGAAGCCACTTCGACGGGTGATGGTCTTGTCACGCTTCCAGAAAATGATGATCATTTAAGCCACGATGTCACTTCCAGGCGCGATGTACATCCAGGAAAAGAAAGGATTGGATCAAAAGGTCAAATGCTATGTGAATCTCCAGGACATACACCACCACCTGTTGCAGATGGTCCATTAAGATTTGAAGGACAGTTGGTTCCTCATAGGTTTGATGGACCACAAGGTCCGCAGCCTTTGATGATGTTTGATGGGCCCAGTGGTCACTTAGGTCAGCCTAGGTATGATGCGCCAACAAGACAGCATGCACAAGGGAGGTTTGATGTTAATCTAGGACAACAAGGCCCTGGGAGATTTGATGGCCCACCAGGACATTTAGGGTCAAGATTTGATGGACAACATCAACAGGGTCCAGGCCGATATGATGGCCCACAAGGACCAGGAAGATTCGAAGGACCACCAGTACAGCAAGCCCCAGTGAGGTTTGAAGGACCTGGTAGATTTGATGGTCCATCTATGCAACCTGGTCCAGTGAGGTTTGAAGAGCCTCAGGGTCAGCAGGGTCCAGGCAGATTTGATGGACCTCATCAGCAAGGTGTAGGTAGATTTGATGGGCCACTTGGACAACAGGCTCCAGGGAGATTTGATGGGCAAGGTCCAGGTAGATTTGATGGGCCACAGATGCATCATGGACCTAGTAGATTTGATAGCCCAATGAGATTTGAAGGCCCCCATATGCAGCAAGGTCCTGGTAGGTTTGAAGGCCCCATGAGATTTGGTGGTCCACAGCAAGGACCAGGAAGATTTGATGTGCCTTCAGGGCAGCCGGGTCCGATGAGGTTTGAGAGCCCAGTGGGTCAGCAAGGTCCAATTCGGTTTGAGGGCCCTCAAGGACAGTTAGGTCCTGGGAGATTTGAGGGGCAGTCAGTGCAACCGGGTATGACAAGATTTGATTGTCCACCAGGTCAGCAAGGTCATCCCAGGTTCTGTGGACCTCAAAACCAGTTGAGACCACAGGTTCCATCAATGTTTGATGCACCTCAGGGTCAGGGACCATTACAGTTTGATGGACAGGGCAATCCTCAACCATCAAATTTCAACATGCCAAATCTTAGATTTGGGGAACCTGTAGGCATGTTTGGTAGCACACCTCAACAGTTCCAAGGACAACAGAATATGCCTCAAGGATCAAATTTCAATGGGCAACCAGGTGCTGGCCCCTCTGGTTTTGCAAATTCATACTGCCAATCTGCTGCTCCTTTTTATAATGCTGGTGCCACAGTTGGAAACATGAACACCTCTGTACCAGCTGGAACCATCATCCCACCACAACCT ATGAACATTCTGCCTGGCCTTGCTAAAAACCAACCTCCGACTCCTTACACCCAAGGGCAGCCGTATATACCACCGTCTCAGAACCCTGTGCCTTTCAATCAACCAG gTTCTCAGTTCACACCTCCTGAAAGCCATTTTGGGCAAGTTGATGTCAATGATCTGTTATCAAAGCTTATTTCTACTGGAATCATCAAACCTACACAGACTGAAACACCTCCAAGTG aAACAGCTGTACCTCCCCAGTCTCAATCAGCGgttgaagaggaagaggaggaggagcaaGATGATGACCAGAATCTCCCTGATCTCACTGGTTTTATGATTGAGGATATGAAACA GCGATATGACAGTGTTATAAATAGACTTTACACTGGAATTCAGTGTTATTCCTGTGGGATGCGTTTTACGGCTTCACAAACCGATGTGTACGCGGACCATCTGGATTGGCATTACCGGCAAAACCGATCAGAGAAGGACATCAGCAAGAAAGTCACACATCGGAGGTGGTACTATAGTCTGACG gaCTGGATAGAATTTGAAGAAATAGCTGATCTTGAAGAGCGAGCAAAAAGCCAGTTTTTTGAGAAAGTTCATGAAGAAGTGGTGCAAAAGACTCAAGAAGCTGCTAAAGAAAAGGAATTCCAAAGTGTAAAGGCAGCTCCAGATGTAGTTCATGAG TCCTGTGAAATTTGCCAGGAGCAGTTTGAGATGTATtgggaagaagaggaagaggaatgGCACCTTAAAAATGCTATTCGTGTTGAAGGAAAG ACTTACCATCCTTCATGTTATGAAGATTACAAAAAT acatCTTCATTTGCGGACTGCACTCCATCACCAAGTAATGCCCCGGTGGAAAAtcctttaaataaattaatcaagcaaGAAATTGAAGACCCATCTACTTGCACCAGTGTTAAAGAAGAGCCAGATATACAGAGCAGCTGCacagaagaaaatgttaaagaagAAGTTAATATAAAACCGGAGGCTGAAACTCAAGATGCCagtgcaattattttttaa